Genomic DNA from Synergistota bacterium:
CATCACGGTATAAACATCAAGGGGATTATAAGAGCTGCTTGGGCAAACCTTAAAAGTAGAAGAATAGTTGAGGGGGGAAGCACCATAACTCAGCAGCTTGCTAAAAATCTCTTTTTAACTCCCAGTAAAACCATGAGGAGAAAAATAAAAGAGATGATGCTCGCGCTTCAAATCGAAAATAGATATAGCAAAGATAAGATACTAGAACTCTATCTTAACGAGATCTACTTGGGACATGGAGCTTACGGGGTTCAAGCAGCGGCAAAAACCTATTTTGATAAAAATGTTTGGGAGCTAAATCTTGCTGAGTCTGCACTCATAGCCGCTTTAATAAAGGCACCGGAAAAATACTCTCCCTATAAAAACCTTAAAAGGGCATTAACACGGCAAAGATACGTTATAAGGAGAATGGAAAAGCTCGGCTACATAACACACGAAGAAGCTGAAAAGGCTTTAAAGGAACCCTTGATATTCCGAGGGATCAAGGAGATACGAGAGTGGAAAGCTCCATACTTCGTAGCGTATGTTTTGAAAAAACTCTTGAAGAAGTATGGCGCAAAGCAGGTTTACAGAGGAGGACTCAAGGTATATACCACTCTTGATCTCGACTTACAGAAACACGCTGAGGAAGCCTTTTCCAAAGCTCCATCTGAGGGAGCTCTCATAGCAGTTGATCCAAACACAGGATACATAAAGGCGATGGTGGGTGGGAAAAGCTTCAGAAAGAGCCAGTTCAATAGAGCAGTGCAAGCTCATAGACAGCCGGGGTCTGCCTTTAAAGCTTTCGTCTACACAGCAGCATTTGAAACTGGCTTTACAGAGAGCACCCTCGTTGAAGACTCTCCTATAGAGTTCCCCAACGGATGGAAACCAAGGAACTATGATGGCAAATACCACGGTTGGGTAACGATAAGAGAAGCATTTGAGCATTCCTACAATATTGTGGCAGTTAAGGTAGCACAAGAAGTAAAGCCCAGAAAAATTATAGAGTGCGCGAGAAAAATGGGAATTGAGAGCCCCCTTCCTAACGACCTTTCGATCGCTTTGGGGTCAGCAGATGTAACACCTCTTGAAATGGCAGCAGCCTACGCTTGTATTGCAAACGAGGGATATAAAATCAAACCTATAGCCATTCTCGAAGTAAGAGATCAAGATGGTAAGCTTCTCGAAAAGAACCTTCCCTCGAAGGAAAAAGTTCTCAGAAGCGACATAGCCTATCTCATGATAGACATGATGAGACATGTGGTCCGCAGAGGAACGGGCGTAAGAGCAAGATTAAATAGACCCTGCGCTGGAAAAACTGGCACTACTAATAACTTCAGCGATGCGTGGTTTATAGGATTTACACCTGATCTGGTTGCAGCAGTCTATCTTGGAAATGATGATCATACCCCTCTGGGTAAAAAGGGAGCTACGGGAGGAAGACTCGCTGCCCCTATTTGGAAAAGCTTTATGCAGAAAGCCCTTAAGAACGTCCCTCCCCGTGATTTTCCAATACCAGATGACATCGTTTTTGTAAAAGTTTGCGCCCAATCTGGTAAATTGCCGACACCTGCTTGCCCTAAAACTATAGAGGAAGCCTTTATAAAAGGAACTGAGCCAACGGAGTTCTGCGACATCCACGGCTCCCAAAGGGAAGAAATTCAAAGGGAAGAGCCAATCTATGTCCCGCCAGTTCAGAAGCCCTCTCCTCCACCGGAAAAGGAAGAAAAGCTAAATGAAAAGGAGATGGAAGAGATACAGCGAAAGTTTGAGGAACTTCTAAAAAAGTATGGTATCAAAAAATAAACGGGAGGCGAAATAGAGAATGATAAACGAGCTACAAAAAAAGATATCAGAAAATCTAAAGAACGTGAGGAAAAAGTTCGCGGTAATGAGCGGAAAAGGAGGTGTTGGAAAAAGCACGGTTTCAGCAAACCTTGCAGTAGGATTAGCTCTGGAAGGGAAAAAAGTAGGAATACTCGATCTCGACATCCATGGACCTAATATTCCTAAGCTACTCGGCTTGGAGGGAGCTCTTCTGAGCGTTGAGGGAGATAAGATAAAACCTGTTTCCTTCGGTGAGAATCTCAAGGTTGTTTCAATGGCCTTTCTGTTAAAGGATAAGGGTATGCCGGTTATATGGAGAGGTCCCCTTAAAATGAAAGCAATAGGCCAATTCTTAAGTGATGTAGATTGGGGTGAACTTGATTATCTCATAATAGACTTACCACCGGGAACCGGAGATGAACCGCTGAGCTTAGCCCAGCTTCTTGGCAAACTTGACGGTGCCATAATCGTTACAACTCCTCAAGAGGTAGCTCTCCTTGATGTGGAGAAAGCTGTCAACTTCGCGCGGGAGCTCAACATGCCTATTTTAGGAGTGGTGGAAAACATGAGCGGTTTTAAGTGCCCTCATTGTGGAAATGAGATAAACATCTTTGGTAAGGGAGGCGGAGAAAAGGCAGCGAGAGAATGGAACGTGCCCTTTCTTGGAAGAGTTCCCTTCGATCCGAGAGTCGTAGAATGGAGCGATTCGGGAAGGAGCTTCCTGAGAACAGCACCTGAAAGTGAAATATCAAAAGCCTTTTCCAAGGTAATAGAGAGAATCCTTAAGGAGTGATAGAATCCTGAGGAACGTGGAAATAGCAAGAATATTTAATGAAATAGCTGATATACTTGAAATAAAGGGAGATAATCCATTCAAAATAAGGGCATACAGAAAAGCCGCTCAGAACCTTGAAGCTATCAGCGAAAAAATCGAAGATCTTGCGAGAGAGGGAAAGCTGACAAAAATACCGGGAATAGGAAAAGATCTGGCCTCAAAAATAATTGAGTATATCGAAAGCGGAAAAATATCAGATTATGAGAAGCTCAAGGAGGAGGTTCCAGCAACCCTCCTTGAGCTTCTTTCCATTCCCGGCGTAGGTCCCAAAAAAGCAAAACTCTTCTATGAAAGACTCGGCATAAAAAGCATAAAAGAGCTTGAGGAAGCTGCTAAGAAAGGCATGCTCGCGGGACTACCCGGTGTGGGGGCTAAAACTGAGGAAAAAATTCTTAAGGGGATTCTGCTATGGAGAAAAAGCAGAGAGAGAAGACCTCTCGGAAAGATATTACCTATAGCGCAGGAAATAGTCAACGAGCTTAAGAAATGCCCGTCGGTTAAAAAGATAAGTCCAGCAGGTTCGCTTAGAAGAATGAAGGACACCGTCAAGGATTTAGATATACTCGTTGTCTCAAGCGAACCGATGGAGATTATGGAAAGATTCGTTTCTCTTCCATTCGTTATGGAAGTTCTTGGTATGGGACCAACTAAATCAAGCATATTAACTAAGGATGCTTTCCAGATAGATCTCAGGGTTGTGCCAGAGGAGAGTTTCGGTGCCGCCCTTCAGTACTTCACGGGTTCTAAAAACCATAACATACACTTAAGACAATTAGCCCTTAAGAGAAAGCTAAAGGTCAGTGAATATGGGGTATTCAATGCTGAAAATGATAGAAGAATAGCAGGGTATACAGAAGAAGAGGTTTATGAAGCATTGGGCTTGCCTTGGATACCACCAGAGCTAAGAGAAGACAGAGGGGAAATAGAAGCAGCCCTTGAAGAAAAGCTTCCCACCCTAATAGAGCTCAAGGACATAAGAGGGGACCTACACATGCACTCGAAGTGGAGCGATGGAGCCCACACAATAGAAGAACTCGTAAAAAGAGCAATTGAGAAAGGGTATGAATATATCGCGATAACGGATCACTCTAAATCTCTTGGCATAGCACGAGGGCTTGACGAAAGGAGAATACTTGAGCAGATAGAGGAGATAAAAGTCTTACAAGGGAAATATCCGCAGATAAGAATACTAAGCGGAATAGAAGTAGACATTCTGCAGGACGGTAGTTTGGATATAGAAGATGAAGTCTTAGCCAAGCTGGATATCGTAATAGCGTCTGTACACTCTGCATTTAATATGTCTCAGCGGGAAATGACCCATAGAATCTGTAAGGCAATTTCAAACCCTCATGTTGACATAATAGGGCATCCCACTGGTAGAATCATAGGGGAAAGGGAATCTTATCAGGTAGACATGATTCAGATAATAAGGAAAGCTCGCGAGGAAAACGTCGCTCTTGAGATAAACGCTTACCCTCAGAGACTGGATTTAAATGATATAAACGTTAGGATGGCAAAAGAGGCGGGAGTAAAACTCGCGATAAACACAGATGCTCATACCCTCGGACAGCTCGAATTCATGTATCTCGGCGTGGCAACCGCCCGCAGAGGATGGGCTGAAAGGAAAGACGTTATAAACACATGGAGTCTCAAGGAGCTTCTAAGCTGGCTTTGCTCTTAAACGCTTAACCATCTCGTAAAGTATTATACCAGCAGCTACTGAGACATTTAGTGACTGAACCTTACCATACATCGGAATATAAACCCTCATATCGCAGAGCTTTCTCGTGCTTCTATGGAGTCCCTTTCCCTCTCTACCAAGCACCAAAACGCTTGGAGAAGGGTAGTCTGTCTCATCGTATCTTTGACCCCCTTCTAAATCGGCACCTATTATCCAAAAACCGATATCCTTTAGGCG
This window encodes:
- a CDS encoding PBP1A family penicillin-binding protein, which gives rise to MKKEGEKNESKKDRNEKNSQRSLLRIILFAFLISTGIVLGIIGGIVYSWYRTLPDISILEKHEPSFTTQIYDCKGRVIANLFEENRIWVPLNKIPKYLIYAVLAAEDSDFYYHHGINIKGIIRAAWANLKSRRIVEGGSTITQQLAKNLFLTPSKTMRRKIKEMMLALQIENRYSKDKILELYLNEIYLGHGAYGVQAAAKTYFDKNVWELNLAESALIAALIKAPEKYSPYKNLKRALTRQRYVIRRMEKLGYITHEEAEKALKEPLIFRGIKEIREWKAPYFVAYVLKKLLKKYGAKQVYRGGLKVYTTLDLDLQKHAEEAFSKAPSEGALIAVDPNTGYIKAMVGGKSFRKSQFNRAVQAHRQPGSAFKAFVYTAAFETGFTESTLVEDSPIEFPNGWKPRNYDGKYHGWVTIREAFEHSYNIVAVKVAQEVKPRKIIECARKMGIESPLPNDLSIALGSADVTPLEMAAAYACIANEGYKIKPIAILEVRDQDGKLLEKNLPSKEKVLRSDIAYLMIDMMRHVVRRGTGVRARLNRPCAGKTGTTNNFSDAWFIGFTPDLVAAVYLGNDDHTPLGKKGATGGRLAAPIWKSFMQKALKNVPPRDFPIPDDIVFVKVCAQSGKLPTPACPKTIEEAFIKGTEPTEFCDIHGSQREEIQREEPIYVPPVQKPSPPPEKEEKLNEKEMEEIQRKFEELLKKYGIKK
- a CDS encoding Mrp/NBP35 family ATP-binding protein, translating into MINELQKKISENLKNVRKKFAVMSGKGGVGKSTVSANLAVGLALEGKKVGILDLDIHGPNIPKLLGLEGALLSVEGDKIKPVSFGENLKVVSMAFLLKDKGMPVIWRGPLKMKAIGQFLSDVDWGELDYLIIDLPPGTGDEPLSLAQLLGKLDGAIIVTTPQEVALLDVEKAVNFARELNMPILGVVENMSGFKCPHCGNEINIFGKGGGEKAAREWNVPFLGRVPFDPRVVEWSDSGRSFLRTAPESEISKAFSKVIERILKE
- the polX gene encoding DNA polymerase/3'-5' exonuclease PolX, with protein sequence MRNVEIARIFNEIADILEIKGDNPFKIRAYRKAAQNLEAISEKIEDLAREGKLTKIPGIGKDLASKIIEYIESGKISDYEKLKEEVPATLLELLSIPGVGPKKAKLFYERLGIKSIKELEEAAKKGMLAGLPGVGAKTEEKILKGILLWRKSRERRPLGKILPIAQEIVNELKKCPSVKKISPAGSLRRMKDTVKDLDILVVSSEPMEIMERFVSLPFVMEVLGMGPTKSSILTKDAFQIDLRVVPEESFGAALQYFTGSKNHNIHLRQLALKRKLKVSEYGVFNAENDRRIAGYTEEEVYEALGLPWIPPELREDRGEIEAALEEKLPTLIELKDIRGDLHMHSKWSDGAHTIEELVKRAIEKGYEYIAITDHSKSLGIARGLDERRILEQIEEIKVLQGKYPQIRILSGIEVDILQDGSLDIEDEVLAKLDIVIASVHSAFNMSQREMTHRICKAISNPHVDIIGHPTGRIIGERESYQVDMIQIIRKAREENVALEINAYPQRLDLNDINVRMAKEAGVKLAINTDAHTLGQLEFMYLGVATARRGWAERKDVINTWSLKELLSWLCS